In Thermoplasmata archaeon, one DNA window encodes the following:
- a CDS encoding protein translocase SEC61 complex subunit gamma, translating into MADIVDRSWEVQRRIEERVKRLGKGRFGRVLKMARKPTSDEYSKVVLITGIGIVAIGALGFVIYLIMRYGPGAIRGLFGVVG; encoded by the coding sequence ATGGCGGACATCGTGGACAGGAGCTGGGAGGTCCAGCGGCGGATCGAGGAGCGAGTGAAGCGGCTCGGGAAAGGCCGGTTCGGCCGCGTCCTCAAGATGGCCCGCAAGCCGACGTCGGACGAGTACTCGAAAGTCGTGTTGATCACCGGGATCGGAATCGTTGCGATCGGTGCGCTCGGGTTCGTGATCTACCTGATCATGCGATACGGACCGGGCGCAATCCGCGGGCTCTTCGGGGTCGTGGGCTGA